The Verrucomicrobiota bacterium region GGCTTTCAAATTTTCGTGGCGGTGCCAGTAACACCGGACACCTGGCGCCCCCACACGTCGACTTCCGGCCTTTTCGATCATATAATGAAAGGCCGCATCATCACCAGCGAATGTTAAATCCTCAGGATATTTCCCGAGTCTTTCCCATACACTTTTAAGGTAGGCAATAGAGCGGGAGGAACTGTAGCTATCCGCACGAGCATTAAGCTTCTGATCCCCTTTTAATGCCCATTCCGTCAAAGCCCATGGCCCATTGAGACTCTCATTTTTTACCGCCCAGCTGCCAATGACCAAATCAAGAGAAGAATCATGGAGTAGCGGTGTCACTAATTCCTCAATCCACTCAGGATCCCATTCACAACCAATGTCCGTGGACACGATCAAATCCCCCGATGCCTTTTCTATCGCGAGATTACGGCCCCGGGCGACATTACATTTTTTCTCCTGTATTGCGATCACCTTAGGTCTTTGGTCATTCTGAGCAGACTTTTTGAGAATCAACTCCCAAGTGCCGTCACTGGATCCTGCATCTGTCATAACGATCTCATCGGGAAGCAGCGACTGAGCAGACATCGACTCGAAAAAAGCTTTAACGCCCTCA contains the following coding sequences:
- a CDS encoding glycosyltransferase, which produces EGVKAFFESMSAQSLLPDEIVMTDAGSSDGTWELILKKSAQNDQRPKVIAIQEKKCNVARGRNLAIEKASGDLIVSTDIGCEWDPEWIEELVTPLLHDSSLDLVIGSWAVKNESLNGPWALTEWALKGDQKLNARADSYSSSRSIAYLKSVWERLGKYPEDLTFAGDDAAFHYMIEKAGSRRVGAPGVRCYWHRHENLKAFFKESYRYGVGEGEALIHRRAALLIGGRFLMELICLVGGIVLSFLFSLVGLALILVALLSFILRCWRFLPATRRLASKGVDHPLGRILLFVYGTKWYWIKGYLEGLIRGKTQCRDCRKRLKPQ